The genome window CATTCTACAGTCCTTGCAGCCAATACAGAGACTAAACCCAAAAAGAACAGTGTAACATCGCCATCTGGTGGCAGGCAGACTACAGCACATACGAAAATCTTGAGTGCATTCAAGTGAACAAACTCCATGGTGCAACCATGCATGTCTGATTGACAGAACTTGCTGTTGCATCCACTTTGGGATATGCATAGGCATAGCAGGGCACATATGACCAACATTTCCTGCAACAGATAATAGTGGACACCCTGGGCTCACACAATATTTTCAGAGAACTTAATCAGTAATGCCATAGGCTATTAAAGGGAAAATCAACACAACATAAAAATTGTGATCACATGAATTGTGATGAAGTACATGCAGAAGTAAGCTTAATTTAATAGTAAAATGACTAAAGCCTTCTTTAGTGGCATACAGAGTTCAAACCACAGCAGGTCCACTGCACCACAAAAATAGTGAAGtggactcactcacacacacacacacgcgcacgcatgcatgcacgcacgcacgcacgcacacacacacacacacgcacacacacacacacacgcacacgcacacttactCTGCTATGTATTCCAATGGTGTCCAGGCGCTGACATCTGCGTCAGGCATAAACTTCCTGTTCATTGGAGTATCCAAGGTAACTCTACAAGAGGTCCCAGGTCAAAACATAACCGTGTTAAGTTGTGCTGCACTACCAGTTGTATAACGAATGAAAACTACAGGCAGCACAGTTTCTGAGGAATTTCAATGACAGTGTGCTGGCCACCATCATTGAAACAATGTAATGAGCGTGTGGTTGTCACGGCTACTCACGGCAGGATAGCGACGGCGGCAGCGCCAGTAGGAAGACCACTGTTTGACCCCGCCAGACTCTGGCACACCTGGTGCACCGCAGCCTTTGCCATGCCGTAGCCAAGCATAcctgacagagggagaggagtttCCGCACATAATACGGTAATTTCCtctgtattagccacattgtgtataaaccgcaggacagtgttttatgctagttaaaaaaacaaaaccatatcaATACCATTttaactgcccctgtgtattaacttcatagctgaagaaatgttgcaaaatcaatatataaacctcggctaataattgggaaattacggtatcaCCTTTATAGATATACCACCAGAGCAAGTGCTTTGTTTACCTTCCTCTGTATGTGCCCACATGTTTCAGTTTACACCCATGCAAAAGCAAAAgagaaatgtaaatgtaaatataaatcagatttctaggccaagtagacttgcgtatacaaggaatttggtctctgcatttatcccatccgtgaattagtgaacacacagagcacacagtgaacacacagcaaggtgaagcacacactaacccggagcagtgagctgccttgctacagcggcgctcggggagcagtgaggggttaggtgccttgctcaagggcacttcagccgttcttaCTAGtcgggatcgaaccggcaacccttcagttccaagcccgaagccctaccCAGTAAGCCACAActgccccccaaaaaaagaaagtcTGCAGAAAGTCTGCTTCTCCAGTGTGCGTACTCTCATTCGTTTTTACCTTTAGTAtactttgtcctgcacctgccctAAACATAGGTGGGATGTGTACGCACCCACTCTAACTTCAGTTTACACCCTGCCCATGCAAATCACATCCACACTTTAAGTAACCAACTTGGCAGCTTGAACTAAGTGATCATTATTTGCACTGAATTCTGTCCTCTAAAAATATGACGTGTGGAGTTACCTGGGGTTCCAGCCAGGGCAGCCTTCGCCCCAGCCAGCGTGAGCAGCCCCCCCTCTTTCAGATGCTTGGTTGCTAGGTGACTAGAGATGGTGGTTGTCCAGACACTCTGCTTCCACATCAGATCAGCATTCTTGTATAATACTATGTTGACAGGGATGTGCAAAAATACATCactatgtattttaaaataaaatattaaatacaattttttgattttgaaaattagggtatcaaaataaactacaaaatacagtagccaCTATACTGATATGAAAGACACATTCATATTCGTCTAAATATTGGTTGGCAGTCTTTCTTTCACTGTGTTAATTATTGTGGTCAAGGGGACAAAGGACATGTTGGCTTTAAATCAGCTGTCTCAAACCTTTGGTCTTTGCACTTCCACCAGCCCAGCCTCCAGCCACGCACAGGATCGCGTCCACCTTCTGCTCGCCCAGCAGCTCAGATACATCATTGGTCACCTAAAATGGTGGAGGAGTTAGTTAGATGTGGTTTGGTTATGCTGATAATTAATTACTCTGCTTGTTCAATCTTTATACATAAATCTGAAAACAACCTGGGTAGCTTGTTCCGTGAAGGATTCGGTCGTGTTTACCACCACATTGGCGTCAGCTTGGTCATTGGCAGCAATGTCAACGCACGCTACCCACTTTACAGTCCACATTGAAAAGAGATGAGAATGGCAAACATGGATGAAATGaagattaaaaacaaaacaacattatTAGGCCCATGGGAAATGAAAAATAGCCTATCCCTGGATCTGCTTCTCAAAATCGTGTATTGTTCAAAGCAACCTCTGACGGAAATATTTGAAGAATTCTACGGGAATAAAAACAAGATAATTATACATTCCATTGATTACAGTATATGAAAGGGGGTGGGTGTCAATAGTTTGGAAGTTGTCATGCTTCACAACCAAAACGTCTATCTCTTAATGACAGACACAAATTACATGGTAGCCTAATTCCATACCCAATTTTTGGACCTGAAGTACTCCACGCATTTGGAACCAAGCGCTCCTTTTCCTCCGTAAACTATGACTCTGTGCGCTTCAGCGGCTGCCATGGCTTGGCTCGACTACAGTTAGCCTACCTACGTACCTACCTACCTAGCTTTCTGGCTACACTACAATGAATTAGAGGTTCCGTTCAAACGTAATATCCAACAGGGTGTCTGCATGTAAGGATGTAACTTGTGTAGCCTGCAAAACACACTTTTTCTATTCACAAACATGTGTTACTGCTCTACTGTGGTCGCTGCTTCAGATGTCACTCGCTGTCACTACGGAAAGCGCGTGGGGACATTTCGTCAGAAACCAACAAGGAAGACCAATTCAATCGGAAATGACGATTTCCTCAGGTCAACCAAGAGCTTCAAACCATAGGTGCACAGGACGCTCACTTCGTGACTGCAACGCACTACGCAGAAAGATGCCTTTCAATTATATTTGATACATTCAGTATCGACAGTGTTAATTAGGTTGACATTGAATGGAACCAAAGATGAACACCTCGAGAAGAAGCGAAAGTGACTGGCAAGGACTGGTAAACGAAGTGAGTCATCATTTGGATTTGTGATGCTACTACCCCCTGGTTACATATCATTTTCGCTAACGCTTAAGCTAATTTCATGGAGAATGCCATTATTGTCAGCTTTTTCAGTTGCTT of Alosa sapidissima isolate fAloSap1 chromosome 1, fAloSap1.pri, whole genome shotgun sequence contains these proteins:
- the qdprb.1 gene encoding dihydropteridine reductase; this translates as MAAAEAHRVIVYGGKGALGSKCVEYFRSKNWWVACVDIAANDQADANVVVNTTESFTEQATQVTNDVSELLGEQKVDAILCVAGGWAGGSAKTKVLYKNADLMWKQSVWTTTISSHLATKHLKEGGLLTLAGAKAALAGTPGMLGYGMAKAAVHQVCQSLAGSNSGLPTGAAAVAILPVTLDTPMNRKFMPDADVSAWTPLEYIAELFYKWTTGQDRPASGSLVQLITEAGKTEAKPL